Proteins encoded by one window of Nocardia goodfellowii:
- a CDS encoding bestrophin-like domain, with protein MFTWIYGLPIWLVFVIITGVPVLLTCAGIVLARPTVLRIFGPEPGNNDTVIMVLTVGGVFYGLLLGLIAAATYESNDHAQSLIADEAAAVGTLYREVAAYPEPQRTVLQNDLVAYTDDVLTVVFPKLRVGEEPYGGTALVTRFQQDLLAFQPATPAEEIVHAATIEQFARFDSDRRHRINASQGGIPDVLWWVILVGAAINLVLLCLFSLQRGAHLLLGGLFAFFLGTMLFLIAALDYPFRGELSVSPQPFQSMYANVMGR; from the coding sequence ATGTTCACTTGGATCTACGGGCTGCCCATCTGGCTGGTGTTCGTGATCATCACCGGCGTGCCGGTTCTGCTGACCTGCGCGGGCATCGTGCTGGCCCGGCCGACAGTGCTGCGGATCTTCGGCCCCGAGCCGGGCAATAACGACACCGTCATCATGGTGCTCACCGTCGGCGGCGTCTTCTACGGTCTGCTACTCGGCCTGATCGCCGCCGCGACCTACGAGTCCAACGATCACGCCCAGAGCTTGATCGCCGACGAGGCCGCCGCGGTCGGCACGCTCTACCGTGAGGTGGCGGCGTACCCGGAGCCGCAGCGCACAGTGCTGCAGAACGATCTCGTCGCCTATACCGACGACGTGCTGACCGTGGTCTTCCCCAAGCTGCGGGTCGGCGAGGAACCCTACGGCGGCACCGCGCTGGTCACCCGTTTCCAGCAAGATCTGCTGGCCTTCCAGCCCGCCACTCCGGCGGAGGAGATCGTGCACGCCGCGACCATCGAGCAGTTCGCCCGCTTCGACTCCGACCGCCGGCACCGGATCAACGCCAGTCAGGGCGGCATTCCCGACGTGCTGTGGTGGGTCATCCTGGTCGGCGCCGCGATCAATCTGGTGCTGCTGTGCCTGTTCAGCCTGCAGCGGGGCGCGCATTTGCTGCTCGGCGGCTTGTTCGCGTTCTTTCTCGGCACCATGCTCTTCCTCATCGCGGCGTTGGACTATCCGTTCCGCGGTGAGTTGAGCGTGAGCCCGCAACCGTTCCAGAGCATGTACGCCAACGTGATGGGGCGCTGA
- a CDS encoding family 2B encapsulin nanocompartment shell protein, with translation MTIEEMPARTEEQRKSLSTTAARQLTTTTKSIPQMQSISSRWLTRALPWIQVNGGVYRVNRRLTYTVGDGIVTFAIDGGKARAIPMELRELHQLRDLADDDALDELARRFEQQDLDPGTVIAEFGNPMDQVVLIVHGKVDKYGTGQYGEQTKLGQLADGDHFGDGALTDPSAIWPVTVKTVTPTTILTLSRAALDQTLSRAPALRRHLEQVAGDPAPPQNRHGEASIEIASGHVGEPELLGTYVDYDIEPREYELSLAQSVLHVHSRVADLFNDPMNQVEQQLRLTIEALYERREHDLVNNPDFGLLHNCDLKQRIYTEAGPPTPDDMDELLSMRRSTKLFLAHPKAIAAFGRECSKRGLYPDPVEVNGHRVPAWRGVPIYPCGKIPISETQTTSILAMRTGEQDQGVIGLHQTGIPDEYEPSLNVRFKGIDDQSIISYLVSCYYSAAVLVPDALGMLDNVQVARQAD, from the coding sequence ATGACTATCGAAGAGATGCCCGCCCGTACCGAAGAACAGCGCAAGAGCCTCAGTACCACCGCAGCCCGTCAGCTGACGACCACCACCAAATCCATTCCGCAGATGCAGTCCATCAGTTCCCGATGGCTCACTCGCGCCCTGCCCTGGATTCAGGTCAACGGCGGCGTCTATCGCGTCAACCGCCGCCTGACCTACACCGTCGGCGACGGCATCGTCACCTTCGCGATCGACGGGGGCAAAGCCCGAGCGATCCCGATGGAGCTCAGAGAACTACACCAACTCCGCGACCTCGCCGACGACGACGCCCTCGACGAACTCGCGCGGCGATTCGAGCAGCAAGACCTCGACCCCGGCACGGTGATCGCCGAATTCGGCAACCCCATGGATCAAGTCGTGCTGATCGTGCACGGCAAGGTGGATAAATACGGCACCGGCCAGTACGGCGAACAGACCAAGCTCGGGCAGCTCGCCGACGGCGACCACTTCGGCGACGGTGCGCTCACCGACCCCTCCGCGATCTGGCCGGTCACCGTCAAGACGGTCACCCCCACCACGATTCTGACGCTGTCCCGCGCGGCGCTGGATCAAACCCTCAGCCGCGCACCGGCGCTGCGCCGGCACCTCGAACAGGTCGCCGGCGATCCCGCTCCGCCCCAGAACCGACACGGTGAGGCGAGTATCGAGATCGCCTCCGGCCACGTGGGCGAACCGGAACTGCTGGGCACCTATGTCGACTACGACATCGAGCCCCGGGAGTACGAGCTCAGCCTCGCGCAGAGCGTCCTGCACGTGCACTCCCGGGTCGCGGATCTGTTCAACGATCCGATGAACCAGGTGGAACAGCAGCTCCGGCTGACCATCGAGGCACTCTATGAGCGGCGCGAGCACGATCTGGTCAACAATCCGGACTTCGGTCTGCTGCACAATTGCGACCTGAAACAGCGGATCTACACCGAAGCCGGGCCACCCACCCCCGATGACATGGACGAGCTGCTGAGCATGCGCCGCAGCACGAAACTGTTTCTCGCACACCCGAAAGCGATCGCGGCGTTCGGCCGCGAATGCAGCAAGCGCGGCCTCTACCCCGATCCGGTGGAGGTGAACGGGCACCGCGTCCCCGCCTGGCGCGGCGTGCCGATCTATCCGTGCGGCAAGATTCCGATCAGCGAGACCCAGACCACCTCGATCCTCGCCATGCGCACCGGCGAGCAGGACCAAGGGGTGATCGGTCTGCATCAGACCGGCATACCCGACGAATACGAGCCCAGCCTCAATGTTCGATTCAAGGGCATCGACGATCAGTCGATCATCTCCTATCTCGTGAGCTGCTACTACTCCGCGGCGGTCCTGGTACCGGATGCGCTGGGGATGCTGGACAACGTCCAGGTCGCCCGGCAGGCCGACTGA
- a CDS encoding family 2 encapsulin nanocompartment cargo protein terpene cyclase, with the protein MSVLSRAGAPAATHEVAAAVAALLTNLDTTAPATLPLTVTLKDAAAERNPSATDRAGPPRLLGPTGLGAAGLRIPRSATVTAPPPVAQPTTPRSIPLGPSGLGSGSLRLRQPAAPIPPLYCPPPVRDNPALGAAVNDGLIDWAAEIGLYEGRLDELRDADFGRLIMLAHPDCDDADRLLAAAKCAVSEWSVDDYYCEEGADDRAPDGTPSDAEAELGPRLELAAAAMDPAYLPGRYAPSLERAMQADPILRAFRTSFEHLSRYATTAQLARLRTEIAGWFIALGAEAGWRGAGRMPPVWEYLTNRQPHSFLPCMAPIDVVGGYELQPAEYTDPRVRRVVTTAALASQMVNDLYSMAREDRSQGREFNLPTVLAAEENCSRREAVLRTAAIHDELVHRFETEAAPLATTGSAELRRFLIGLWAWMGGNRAWHADSKRYDVTERG; encoded by the coding sequence ATGTCGGTGCTCTCTCGCGCCGGCGCGCCTGCTGCCACCCACGAGGTGGCGGCAGCCGTTGCCGCGCTCCTGACCAATCTCGACACCACCGCCCCCGCAACGCTGCCGCTCACCGTCACGTTGAAAGACGCAGCGGCCGAGCGGAATCCCAGCGCGACCGATCGTGCGGGGCCACCGCGCCTACTCGGGCCGACCGGACTGGGCGCGGCCGGGTTGCGGATACCGAGATCCGCCACGGTAACCGCTCCCCCGCCGGTCGCACAGCCCACGACGCCGCGGTCGATTCCCCTGGGACCCAGCGGATTAGGGTCCGGCTCACTCCGACTCCGGCAACCCGCCGCACCCATTCCGCCGCTCTATTGCCCGCCACCGGTACGCGACAACCCGGCCCTCGGTGCGGCGGTGAACGACGGCTTGATCGACTGGGCGGCTGAAATCGGTTTGTACGAAGGGCGATTGGACGAACTACGCGATGCCGACTTCGGCCGGCTGATCATGCTCGCCCATCCCGACTGCGACGATGCCGACCGGCTATTGGCCGCGGCCAAATGCGCGGTCTCCGAATGGTCGGTCGACGACTACTACTGCGAGGAAGGAGCAGACGACCGCGCACCCGACGGCACTCCGTCCGATGCCGAGGCCGAGCTCGGACCGCGGCTCGAATTAGCCGCCGCGGCAATGGATCCCGCGTACCTGCCCGGCCGGTACGCGCCGTCGCTGGAGCGGGCGATGCAGGCCGACCCCATCCTGCGTGCCTTCCGCACCAGTTTCGAGCACCTGTCCCGCTATGCCACCACCGCCCAGCTCGCCCGCCTGCGTACCGAAATCGCCGGCTGGTTCATCGCTCTGGGCGCCGAAGCGGGCTGGCGCGGCGCCGGACGGATGCCTCCGGTGTGGGAATACCTCACCAACCGCCAACCGCACAGCTTCCTGCCGTGCATGGCGCCCATCGATGTGGTCGGCGGATATGAGCTCCAGCCCGCCGAGTACACCGACCCCCGCGTGCGTCGCGTGGTCACCACCGCCGCACTGGCCAGTCAGATGGTGAACGACCTGTACTCGATGGCGCGCGAAGACCGTTCCCAGGGCCGGGAATTCAACCTGCCCACGGTCCTCGCCGCCGAAGAGAACTGCAGCCGGCGCGAAGCCGTGCTGCGGACCGCCGCGATACACGACGAACTGGTGCATCGCTTCGAAACAGAGGCCGCACCGCTGGCCACCACGGGCTCGGCGGAACTGCGCCGATTCCTGATCGGCCTGTGGGCATGGATGGGCGGCAACCGCGCCTGGCATGCCGACAGTAAGCGCTATGACGTTACCGAGAGAGGATGA
- a CDS encoding geranyl diphosphate 2-C-methyltransferase, with amino-acid sequence MTMLDPDAVLRTRYQKSVAEYWNNNPNDDRVNTKLGEVDGLYHHHYGVGTPDLSVLEGPEETRQQRLVTELHRLETAQADLLLDHLGDVRPGDRLLDAGSGRGGTSLMANQRFGCQVDGVTISQYQVDFANEQAAQRGVDDKVRFHFRNMLETGFDSGSRRGIWTNETTMYVDLFELFAEFSRLLEPGGRYVCITGCSNDVTGGRSSSVSWIDAHYGCMIHPRGEYFRALAANNLVPINVVDLTPDTIPYWDLRTHSELATGVEKPFLTAYREGSFQYLLIAADKVGR; translated from the coding sequence ATGACCATGCTCGACCCCGACGCAGTCCTGCGCACCCGGTATCAGAAGTCCGTCGCCGAATACTGGAACAACAATCCCAACGACGACCGCGTCAACACCAAACTCGGTGAGGTCGATGGCCTCTATCACCACCACTACGGCGTAGGCACCCCCGACCTGTCGGTGCTCGAAGGCCCCGAGGAGACCCGGCAGCAGCGCCTCGTCACCGAACTGCACCGCCTCGAGACCGCGCAGGCAGACCTGCTCCTCGACCACCTCGGTGACGTCCGCCCCGGAGACCGGCTGCTCGACGCCGGGTCCGGCCGCGGCGGCACCAGCCTGATGGCCAATCAGCGATTCGGCTGCCAGGTCGACGGCGTCACCATCTCCCAGTACCAGGTGGATTTCGCCAACGAGCAAGCCGCGCAGCGCGGCGTCGACGACAAGGTGCGCTTCCACTTCCGCAACATGCTGGAGACCGGATTCGACAGCGGCTCCCGACGCGGCATCTGGACCAACGAGACCACCATGTACGTCGACCTTTTCGAACTGTTCGCGGAATTCTCCCGCCTGCTGGAGCCGGGCGGCCGGTACGTCTGCATCACCGGCTGCTCCAACGACGTCACCGGCGGGCGGTCCTCCTCGGTCAGCTGGATCGACGCGCACTACGGCTGCATGATCCATCCGCGCGGCGAGTACTTCCGGGCGTTGGCCGCCAACAACCTGGTACCGATCAACGTCGTCGACCTGACCCCGGACACCATCCCGTACTGGGACCTGCGCACCCATTCGGAGCTGGCGACCGGCGTGGAGAAGCCCTTCCTGACCGCCTACCGAGAGGGGAGCTTCCAATACCTGCTGATCGCCGCCGATAAGGTGGGACGGTGA
- the idi gene encoding isopentenyl-diphosphate Delta-isomerase: protein MSDHPQRPLTDREALPVELVDDAGRAVGACPVAEAHTAPGLLHRAFSVLLFDDAGRVLLQQRAAVKTRFPMLWANTCCGHPAPGEPVEAAASVRLAEELGLATALSEAGEFVYQAQDPVTGRVEYEWDHVLVGKLVTGVPQPDPAEVAAFAWVSPEDLQTAIAADPQSYTPWLGAVLKIASEAGV, encoded by the coding sequence GTGAGTGATCACCCGCAGCGACCGCTGACCGACCGCGAAGCCCTGCCCGTCGAGCTCGTCGACGACGCGGGGCGCGCGGTCGGCGCGTGCCCGGTGGCCGAGGCGCACACCGCGCCCGGCCTGCTGCATCGCGCGTTCTCGGTGCTGCTGTTCGACGACGCCGGCCGGGTGCTGTTGCAGCAGCGCGCGGCGGTGAAGACGCGGTTCCCGATGCTGTGGGCCAACACCTGCTGCGGGCATCCCGCGCCGGGCGAACCGGTCGAGGCCGCGGCCTCGGTGCGCCTGGCCGAGGAACTCGGCCTGGCGACCGCGCTCAGCGAGGCGGGCGAGTTCGTCTACCAGGCGCAGGATCCGGTTACCGGGCGCGTGGAATACGAATGGGATCACGTGCTCGTCGGCAAGCTGGTGACGGGTGTGCCGCAGCCGGATCCGGCCGAGGTCGCGGCCTTCGCCTGGGTGTCGCCGGAAGATTTGCAGACGGCTATCGCAGCGGACCCGCAGAGCTACACCCCCTGGCTGGGGGCCGTCCTGAAGATCGCGAGCGAAGCGGGCGTCTGA
- a CDS encoding serine hydrolase domain-containing protein: protein MTQTPTRQFVDRRYVRLVAEFDRLFRKPEDGGGALTIYQHGEPLVDVWAGFARPGQEWRHDTVAMAYSTGKGVASTLLHRLAERDLLHYDSPVAEYWPEFAAAGKEHITVRHLMSHRAGLHRLRGLLPGPAEGFLDDAAVTSALAASPPDPRHRVTSGYHGITYGHLVAELIRRVSGSKFTELLRTEIAEPLGADDLWFRVPESERHRIAPNFPRLTIAGMSWDRSSTLLGRTKFAAAADTTPAGFAELVAHPRLHDSVMPGVNGVFSARSLARMYGALANGGELDGYQLLRPETIEKARERQVFTPDYVLAFRIPWALGYHGVPMKPSKSDPISAFGHFGLGGSGAFADPATGMSLGFVTNRLGGRLTPLGDARLARLGAIAHNIAKRE, encoded by the coding sequence ATGACCCAGACTCCGACCAGACAGTTCGTGGACCGGCGCTACGTGCGCTTGGTCGCCGAGTTCGACCGGCTGTTCCGCAAGCCAGAGGATGGCGGCGGTGCGCTGACGATCTATCAGCACGGCGAGCCGCTCGTGGATGTGTGGGCCGGATTCGCCCGGCCCGGACAGGAATGGCGGCACGACACCGTGGCCATGGCGTACTCCACCGGCAAAGGTGTCGCCTCCACGCTGCTGCATCGCCTCGCCGAACGTGATCTGCTGCACTACGATTCGCCGGTCGCCGAATACTGGCCCGAGTTCGCGGCGGCGGGCAAAGAGCACATCACCGTGCGCCATCTGATGAGCCATCGAGCGGGCCTGCACCGACTGCGGGGCCTGCTCCCCGGTCCCGCCGAGGGATTTCTCGACGACGCGGCGGTGACCTCGGCCCTCGCCGCGAGCCCGCCCGATCCGCGCCACCGCGTGACCAGCGGATATCACGGCATCACCTACGGCCATCTGGTCGCGGAGCTGATCCGGCGGGTGAGCGGCTCGAAATTCACCGAGCTGCTACGCACCGAGATCGCCGAACCTCTCGGCGCCGACGACCTCTGGTTCCGGGTGCCGGAGAGCGAACGGCACCGCATCGCGCCGAACTTCCCCCGCCTCACCATCGCCGGCATGAGCTGGGACCGCAGCAGCACCCTGCTCGGGCGCACCAAATTCGCCGCGGCCGCCGACACCACCCCCGCCGGTTTCGCCGAACTCGTCGCCCATCCACGCCTGCACGATTCGGTGATGCCCGGCGTCAACGGCGTCTTCTCCGCCCGCTCACTCGCTCGCATGTACGGCGCCCTCGCCAACGGCGGGGAGCTCGACGGCTACCAGCTGCTCCGCCCCGAAACCATCGAAAAAGCCAGGGAGCGCCAGGTTTTCACCCCTGACTACGTCCTAGCCTTCCGCATCCCGTGGGCGCTCGGCTACCACGGCGTCCCCATGAAACCGTCCAAATCCGATCCGATCTCGGCGTTCGGCCACTTCGGTCTCGGCGGTTCCGGCGCGTTCGCCGATCCCGCCACCGGCATGTCCCTGGGCTTCGTCACCAACCGGCTCGGCGGCAGGCTGACCCCGCTCGGCGACGCTCGCCTGGCCCGCCTCGGGGCCATCGCACACAACATCGCCAAACGCGAGTGA
- a CDS encoding HAD family hydrolase — translation MTVRAVLWDVDDTLFDYSESDRAGVLRHLAAEGLLDAHGGPEPAVRRWQAIMEAEFARFLAGEVDIFEHRRCRARVFLGIDLPDAEADAWFNRYIAHYQDCWTLFPDSAAALATLAPRFRQAVLSNSSVVNQERKLQTLDIRGYFEAVLCADELGYAKPDAAAFHAACAALDLPPGEVAYVGDRLDIDALGARDAGLTAVWLDRAGSGVGVPAGVLRITSLSELSELLHFNSLRA, via the coding sequence ATGACCGTGCGAGCCGTGCTGTGGGACGTCGACGACACCCTCTTCGACTACTCGGAGTCGGACCGCGCCGGGGTGCTGCGGCATCTCGCGGCCGAGGGGCTGCTCGACGCGCACGGCGGACCGGAGCCCGCGGTGCGGCGGTGGCAGGCGATCATGGAAGCCGAATTCGCCCGATTCCTGGCCGGCGAGGTGGATATTTTCGAGCACCGCCGCTGCCGTGCCCGCGTGTTTCTCGGCATCGATCTGCCGGACGCCGAGGCCGATGCCTGGTTCAACCGTTACATCGCGCACTATCAGGACTGCTGGACCCTCTTCCCCGATTCCGCGGCGGCGCTGGCCACCCTCGCGCCGCGGTTCCGGCAAGCGGTGCTGTCGAACTCGTCGGTGGTCAACCAGGAGCGCAAGCTCCAGACACTGGACATCCGTGGGTATTTCGAGGCAGTACTGTGTGCCGACGAGTTGGGGTATGCGAAACCGGACGCCGCGGCGTTCCATGCCGCCTGCGCGGCGTTGGATCTGCCGCCGGGTGAGGTCGCCTATGTCGGTGACCGTCTCGACATCGACGCACTGGGTGCCCGAGATGCCGGACTGACCGCCGTCTGGCTCGACCGGGCAGGCAGCGGCGTGGGCGTGCCGGCCGGCGTGCTGCGGATCACGAGCCTGAGTGAGTTGTCGGAGTTGTTGCACTTCAACTCTTTACGAGCATAG
- the ilvA gene encoding threonine ammonia-lyase, whose product MCRMELLGLEEIEAAAEKLAPVIRRTPMVASRVLSERAGSEVFLKCENLQRTGSFKPRGAYNRIANLAEADRSRGVVAASAGNHAQGVAWAAGSLGIESTVFMPVGASIPKLAATKAYGARVRQVGETIDEALEAAQDFAMRTGATLIHPFDHPDIVAGQATVAQEILQQLPEVGTVLVPTGGGGLLAGIAIALHHLAPDVRVIGVQAAEAAAWPDSLSTGKPVRVARMSTMADGIAVGLPGEVPFAHVAAHGPSIVTVDEESLSTALLLCLERAKLIVEPAGAAAVAALMSCAPAELALRGPVCAVLSGGNIDPLLLTRLIGHGLSAAGRYLELRVTISDLPGALSSLLTVVGKTGASVVDVAHSRTGTWLAVNEVEVSLTLETRGPDHRGQVLEALIHAGYAVRVED is encoded by the coding sequence ATGTGCCGTATGGAGTTGCTCGGGCTGGAAGAGATCGAGGCGGCGGCGGAGAAGTTGGCGCCCGTGATTCGCCGGACGCCGATGGTGGCGTCCCGGGTTCTGTCGGAGCGGGCGGGCTCCGAGGTGTTCTTGAAGTGTGAGAACCTGCAGCGGACCGGGTCGTTCAAGCCGCGCGGGGCCTACAACCGGATCGCGAATCTGGCAGAGGCGGACCGATCGCGCGGCGTGGTGGCGGCCAGTGCGGGCAATCATGCGCAGGGAGTGGCGTGGGCGGCCGGCTCATTGGGGATCGAGTCGACGGTGTTCATGCCGGTGGGCGCGTCCATTCCGAAGCTGGCGGCCACCAAGGCGTACGGGGCCCGGGTGCGGCAGGTGGGCGAGACCATCGACGAGGCACTGGAGGCGGCGCAGGATTTCGCGATGCGTACCGGGGCGACGCTGATCCATCCGTTCGACCATCCGGACATCGTGGCCGGCCAGGCGACGGTGGCACAGGAGATCTTGCAGCAGTTGCCCGAGGTCGGGACGGTGCTGGTGCCCACCGGCGGCGGCGGGCTGCTGGCGGGTATCGCGATCGCGTTGCATCATCTCGCGCCGGACGTCCGGGTGATCGGTGTGCAAGCCGCCGAAGCCGCGGCCTGGCCTGATTCGCTGAGCACCGGTAAGCCCGTACGGGTCGCGCGGATGTCGACGATGGCCGACGGTATCGCGGTGGGGTTGCCGGGCGAGGTTCCGTTCGCGCATGTCGCCGCGCACGGTCCGAGCATCGTGACGGTGGACGAGGAGTCGCTGTCCACCGCGTTGCTGCTGTGCCTGGAGCGGGCGAAGTTGATCGTCGAACCGGCGGGGGCGGCGGCCGTGGCGGCGCTGATGAGTTGTGCCCCAGCGGAATTGGCTCTGCGCGGCCCGGTGTGCGCGGTACTGTCCGGCGGCAATATCGACCCGCTGCTGCTGACCCGGCTGATCGGGCACGGGCTCAGCGCGGCCGGCCGCTACCTCGAGCTACGGGTCACCATTTCCGATCTGCCCGGGGCATTGAGCAGCCTGTTGACGGTGGTCGGCAAGACCGGGGCCAGCGTGGTGGACGTGGCGCATTCCCGGACCGGTACCTGGCTGGCGGTCAATGAGGTCGAGGTGTCGCTGACGCTGGAGACACGCGGACCCGATCATCGAGGCCAGGTGCTGGAGGCTCTCATTCACGCGGGATACGCGGTGCGCGTAGAGGATTGA
- a CDS encoding ABC transporter substrate-binding protein → MRRLGTVFGAVLAGVLVVGCSGSVDDSGGGDSKKLVLIPGVADEPFYISMQCGAEAKAEALGYELGTQAPTKFDAAQQTPILSGVVANKPGGILIAPTHATAMASPMKQARDTGIAMVEVDTALDDTSVAVSSIASDNKKGGELAAQTLAKLIGDKGPVLVINTKAGTSTTDARAQGFQDAVKAFPGITSLGVQYNNNEAAQAASIVTATLAAHPDLAGIFATNLSSAEGAATGLRNANKLGQVKLVGFDASPKQVEDLKAGTVQALIAQDPAGIGEKGVEQAVAAIEGKPVTRTIQTDMVAITQADMDANSKYFYKRKC, encoded by the coding sequence ATGAGAAGACTCGGGACGGTGTTCGGTGCTGTACTGGCCGGGGTGCTGGTGGTGGGTTGTTCGGGGAGCGTGGATGATTCGGGCGGCGGCGACAGCAAGAAGCTGGTGCTGATCCCCGGTGTCGCCGACGAACCGTTCTACATTTCCATGCAGTGCGGCGCCGAAGCCAAAGCCGAAGCGCTCGGCTACGAACTCGGCACCCAGGCGCCCACGAAATTCGATGCGGCACAGCAGACTCCGATTCTCAGCGGCGTGGTCGCCAACAAGCCGGGCGGCATCCTGATCGCCCCGACGCACGCCACCGCGATGGCCAGCCCGATGAAGCAGGCCCGCGACACCGGCATCGCGATGGTCGAAGTCGACACCGCCCTCGACGACACTTCTGTCGCCGTGTCCTCCATCGCCTCCGACAACAAGAAGGGCGGTGAGCTGGCCGCGCAGACCTTGGCGAAACTGATCGGCGACAAGGGCCCGGTCCTGGTGATCAACACCAAGGCGGGCACCTCCACCACCGACGCGCGCGCCCAAGGTTTCCAAGACGCGGTCAAAGCCTTCCCGGGCATCACCTCCCTCGGCGTGCAATACAACAACAACGAAGCCGCGCAGGCCGCCTCCATCGTCACCGCGACCCTCGCGGCGCACCCCGATCTGGCCGGTATCTTCGCCACCAACCTGAGTTCCGCCGAGGGCGCTGCCACCGGACTGCGCAATGCGAACAAACTCGGTCAGGTGAAACTCGTCGGCTTCGACGCCAGCCCCAAGCAGGTCGAGGACCTGAAGGCCGGCACCGTTCAAGCACTCATCGCCCAGGACCCGGCCGGTATCGGCGAGAAGGGCGTCGAGCAGGCGGTCGCCGCGATCGAGGGCAAGCCGGTGACCCGCACCATCCAAACCGACATGGTCGCGATCACCCAGGCGGATATGGACGCCAATTCGAAGTACTTCTACAAGCGTAAGTGCTGA
- a CDS encoding ABC transporter permease: MSEQPDERGAPGRDHGDNGVDIPERTALQRLLGLSTVWIAVVLVALCVIFSVLRPEAFPTRFTFQTLLIETSVLLVLSVGMTFVIITSGIDLSVGMVLIFAGVIGAKTMEWLSPDEDATGAGWGIIGLGFVGAVAGGGIWGLLNGMLVAKAKIPPLIVTLGSFGAALGAAQLITGGVDTRTVPDNLRDTLGFGTSLGGVPNLVLVATVVTVLAAWLLHTTRFGRYTYAIGSSAEAARRSGIAVTRHLVLVYLMTGLLAGLAGFMNLAYFGTTTIGGHTTDNLDAIAGVVIGGTSLFGGAGSVLGTVIGVFIPSVLKKGFVIVGVPVFWQPIAVSVVLVAAVWFDQARRRARDRK, from the coding sequence GTGAGCGAGCAGCCGGACGAGCGCGGAGCGCCGGGCCGGGACCACGGTGACAACGGCGTCGATATTCCGGAACGCACTGCGCTGCAGAGGCTTCTGGGTCTGAGTACGGTATGGATCGCTGTCGTGCTGGTCGCGCTGTGCGTGATCTTCAGTGTCCTACGCCCCGAGGCCTTCCCGACCCGCTTCACCTTCCAGACGTTGCTCATCGAAACCTCGGTGCTGCTCGTCCTCTCGGTCGGCATGACCTTCGTCATCATCACCTCCGGTATCGACCTGTCCGTCGGCATGGTGCTGATCTTCGCCGGGGTGATCGGCGCGAAAACCATGGAGTGGCTCAGCCCGGACGAGGACGCGACCGGCGCGGGCTGGGGCATCATCGGCCTCGGATTCGTGGGAGCCGTTGCGGGCGGCGGCATCTGGGGCCTGCTGAACGGGATGCTGGTGGCCAAAGCCAAGATTCCGCCGCTGATCGTCACGCTGGGTTCGTTCGGCGCGGCGCTGGGGGCGGCTCAATTGATCACCGGCGGCGTCGACACCCGCACGGTGCCCGACAACCTGCGCGACACACTGGGTTTCGGCACTTCGCTGGGTGGTGTCCCGAACCTGGTACTGGTCGCGACCGTCGTGACGGTGCTGGCCGCCTGGCTATTGCACACCACCAGATTCGGGCGTTACACCTACGCCATCGGTTCCAGCGCGGAGGCCGCCCGGCGTTCCGGTATCGCGGTCACCCGGCATCTGGTGCTGGTGTATCTGATGACCGGATTGCTCGCCGGGCTCGCGGGTTTCATGAATCTGGCGTACTTCGGCACCACCACGATCGGCGGGCACACCACCGACAACCTGGACGCCATCGCCGGGGTGGTCATCGGCGGCACCAGTCTTTTCGGCGGCGCCGGTTCGGTGCTCGGCACGGTGATCGGCGTGTTCATACCGTCGGTGCTGAAGAAGGGTTTCGTGATCGTGGGAGTGCCGGTGTTCTGGCAGCCCATCGCGGTGAGTGTGGTTCTCGTGGCGGCGGTCTGGTTCGACCAGGCGCGCCGCCGGGCGCGGGACCGGAAGTAG